One Streptomyces fagopyri DNA window includes the following coding sequences:
- a CDS encoding Ig-like domain repeat protein: MRTMRLTAAMVAAAVVSGTLALASPASADPTPAGTFRQLVGVGSDTTQDVLNALAGDIVNGKSYAATAVKAGNAGIASYDAFAPDAATSTIQTRPGGPAFLRPNGSGPGRTALSMSLTGDKFPSSTGVAIKGQVDFARSSGGPSTSGTTLTYIPFARDAVGVAVRGSALDTLTVDQLHDIYTAGDTRLKVLNGQTLHAVLPQAGSGTRKFFLAAIGLTETTVSSEIPTVQENQANAALTQDGALVPFSVGSWIAQNNGIAPDYSKAAVAAGAHLAGVQLPGDTGVSSPVTTVNGKLTPVAGYFENATFGRDVYNVVPSRAIDPAGIFFDKALYDVFVTSGTHEAGLATDTAEKVIADFGFLNESYNGSINPARHAKLGGLEVSGVDVNTPAKPALKATTGDASLKLTWTAPTPAPALPVTDYRVTLTGSDGAVVAVKDVPAGTTSYSFTGLALGTYTASVSAANLNGAGSAATWTGSVKYTSSVKATAATTAYGKTPKVSIAVTGSHGVVPSGKVTVKDGTTTLGTGNLDSSGRVGISLSTHLKVATHTLTVSYGGSTKLNTSSTTVKLTITKATPSVGTTAPASISHNSGAKVGVKVTATGTTPTGTVRVYEGSHVIATGTLSGGKVTLTLPKLKAGKHTMHVWYLGSSTVNSRNGANFTIKST; the protein is encoded by the coding sequence ATGCGCACAATGCGCCTCACCGCGGCCATGGTCGCCGCCGCCGTGGTGTCCGGCACGCTGGCTCTCGCGAGCCCGGCATCCGCCGACCCCACCCCCGCCGGGACCTTCCGCCAGCTTGTCGGCGTGGGTTCCGACACCACCCAGGACGTCCTCAACGCCCTCGCCGGCGACATCGTCAACGGCAAGAGCTACGCGGCCACCGCCGTGAAGGCCGGCAACGCGGGCATCGCCTCGTACGACGCCTTCGCGCCCGACGCCGCCACCTCCACCATCCAGACCCGCCCCGGCGGCCCCGCCTTCCTGCGTCCCAACGGCTCAGGACCGGGCCGGACCGCCCTCAGCATGTCGCTGACGGGTGACAAGTTCCCCAGCTCGACCGGTGTCGCCATCAAGGGCCAGGTCGACTTCGCCCGCTCCTCCGGCGGCCCGAGCACCTCCGGCACCACCCTCACCTACATCCCGTTCGCCCGGGACGCGGTGGGCGTCGCCGTCCGCGGCTCTGCCCTCGACACGCTGACGGTCGACCAGCTGCACGACATCTACACCGCCGGCGACACCCGCCTGAAGGTGCTGAACGGCCAGACCCTGCACGCGGTCCTCCCGCAGGCCGGCTCCGGCACCCGCAAGTTCTTCCTCGCGGCGATCGGCCTGACCGAGACCACGGTCTCCTCGGAGATCCCGACCGTCCAGGAGAACCAGGCCAACGCCGCGCTCACCCAGGACGGCGCGCTCGTCCCGTTCTCCGTGGGCAGCTGGATCGCCCAGAACAACGGCATCGCCCCCGACTACAGCAAGGCCGCCGTCGCCGCCGGCGCGCACCTGGCCGGCGTCCAGCTGCCCGGTGACACCGGTGTCTCCAGCCCGGTGACGACGGTGAACGGCAAGCTCACCCCGGTCGCCGGCTACTTCGAGAACGCGACCTTCGGCCGCGACGTCTACAACGTCGTCCCGAGCCGCGCGATCGACCCGGCCGGCATCTTCTTCGACAAGGCGCTCTACGACGTCTTCGTCACCAGCGGCACCCACGAGGCGGGCCTCGCCACCGACACCGCCGAGAAGGTCATCGCCGACTTCGGCTTCCTGAACGAGTCGTACAACGGCTCGATCAACCCGGCCAGGCACGCCAAGCTCGGCGGCCTGGAGGTGTCGGGTGTCGACGTCAACACGCCCGCCAAGCCCGCGCTGAAGGCCACCACCGGCGACGCGAGCCTCAAGCTGACCTGGACCGCGCCCACCCCCGCGCCCGCGCTGCCCGTCACCGACTACCGGGTCACGCTGACCGGTTCGGACGGCGCCGTCGTGGCCGTCAAGGACGTCCCGGCCGGCACCACGTCGTACAGCTTCACCGGCCTGGCCCTCGGCACGTACACGGCCTCGGTCTCCGCCGCCAACCTCAACGGCGCTGGTTCCGCCGCCACGTGGACCGGCTCCGTCAAGTACACGAGCTCCGTGAAGGCCACCGCCGCCACGACCGCGTACGGCAAGACCCCCAAGGTCTCCATCGCCGTCACCGGCTCGCACGGCGTCGTCCCGAGCGGAAAGGTGACCGTCAAGGACGGCACCACCACGCTCGGCACCGGCAACCTGGACAGCTCCGGCCGGGTCGGCATCAGCCTGTCCACGCACCTCAAGGTCGCCACGCACACCCTGACGGTGTCCTACGGCGGCAGCACCAAGCTCAACACGTCCTCCACGACCGTCAAGCTGACGATCACCAAGGCGACCCCGTCCGTGGGCACCACCGCGCCCGCCTCGATCAGCCACAACAGCGGCGCCAAGGTCGGCGTGAAGGTCACCGCGACCGGCACCACACCGACCGGCACGGTCCGCGTCTACGAGGGCTCCCACGTGATCGCCACCGGCACGCTCAGCGGC
- a CDS encoding substrate-binding domain-containing protein, producing MRSHLTTACRRLRALGTLGALFAVIAGLLAGPAAAPAAAESYTPVAGAGSTWAENAIDQWRKAVNQYGMRISFAGTGSSDGRRQFLSNTVDFAVSDIPFQTHPTDGSAAERPSAGSYAYMPIVAGGTAFMYHLTVNGKRVTNLRLSGDVVTKIFTGVVKSWDDPLIKADNPGLQLPHRPVVPVVRSDGSGSTAQFTMWMANQHKSLWQAYCGKVGRSGACGQTSYYPTVPGMIAQSGDPGVAGYVAQNYGEGAIGYVNYSYAINEGYPVAKVLNHAGYYTEPTPKNVAVSLLKARINTNKSSADYLTQQLDGVYNDSDRRNYPLSSYSYMILPLRVQGIFTEAKGKTLGAFSYYFMCQGQQQMPKLGYSPLPINLVKAGFDQIRRIPGVQAKNINIKGCNNPTFSSDGHNKLAETAPYPAACDKKGAPACNTGSGGAKSGGGSGGSGSTGGSGTGGTSGGSANGGTGGGSSGGDGGTGGTGGAGGSGGSTGGSAQPVVDPDTGQTLAPGTSGGSGTGGGTAVDGTIALAQPIAVAGHSGWTGTQTLMLLAAALVLGLLLLPSLVSRKMAGRAGGTSGRKGDAENLTDGGAR from the coding sequence ATGCGCAGCCACCTCACCACCGCCTGCCGGCGCCTGCGCGCGCTGGGGACCCTGGGCGCCCTGTTCGCCGTGATCGCCGGGCTGCTGGCCGGGCCCGCGGCGGCACCCGCCGCGGCCGAGAGCTACACCCCGGTCGCCGGAGCCGGCTCCACCTGGGCCGAGAACGCCATCGACCAGTGGCGCAAGGCCGTCAACCAGTACGGCATGCGGATCAGCTTCGCCGGCACCGGCTCCTCCGACGGCCGCCGCCAGTTCCTCAGCAACACCGTCGACTTCGCGGTCTCGGACATCCCCTTCCAGACCCATCCGACCGACGGCTCGGCCGCCGAACGCCCCTCGGCCGGCAGCTACGCCTACATGCCCATCGTGGCCGGCGGCACCGCGTTCATGTACCACCTGACGGTCAACGGCAAGAGGGTCACCAACCTCCGTCTCTCCGGCGACGTCGTCACCAAGATCTTCACCGGTGTCGTCAAGTCCTGGGACGACCCGTTGATCAAGGCCGACAACCCCGGCCTCCAACTGCCGCACCGCCCCGTCGTGCCGGTCGTCCGCTCCGACGGCTCCGGCTCCACCGCCCAGTTCACGATGTGGATGGCCAACCAGCACAAGTCGCTGTGGCAGGCGTACTGCGGCAAGGTCGGCCGCTCCGGCGCCTGCGGGCAGACCTCGTACTACCCGACCGTGCCCGGCATGATCGCCCAGTCCGGCGACCCGGGCGTGGCGGGCTACGTCGCCCAGAACTACGGCGAGGGCGCCATCGGCTACGTCAACTACTCGTACGCCATCAACGAGGGCTATCCGGTCGCCAAGGTCCTCAACCACGCCGGCTACTACACCGAGCCGACCCCGAAGAACGTCGCCGTCTCGCTCCTCAAGGCGAGGATCAACACGAACAAGAGCTCCGCCGACTACCTCACCCAGCAGCTCGACGGCGTCTACAACGACTCCGACCGGCGCAACTACCCGCTCTCCAGCTACTCGTACATGATCCTGCCGCTGCGGGTGCAGGGCATCTTCACCGAGGCCAAGGGCAAGACGCTCGGCGCGTTCTCGTACTACTTCATGTGCCAGGGCCAGCAGCAGATGCCCAAGCTCGGCTACTCGCCGCTGCCCATCAACCTGGTGAAGGCGGGCTTCGACCAGATCCGCCGGATCCCGGGCGTGCAGGCCAAGAACATCAACATCAAGGGCTGCAACAACCCGACCTTCTCCTCCGACGGCCACAACAAGCTCGCCGAGACCGCCCCCTACCCGGCCGCCTGCGACAAGAAGGGCGCCCCGGCCTGCAATACCGGCAGCGGCGGCGCCAAGTCGGGCGGAGGCTCGGGTGGTTCGGGATCGACGGGCGGCAGCGGTACCGGCGGCACCTCCGGCGGTTCCGCGAACGGCGGTACCGGCGGGGGAAGTTCCGGCGGTGACGGCGGTACGGGCGGCACCGGAGGAGCCGGCGGCTCGGGCGGCTCGACGGGCGGCAGCGCCCAGCCCGTCGTGGACCCCGACACCGGGCAGACCCTGGCACCCGGCACCAGCGGCGGATCGGGCACCGGCGGCGGCACCGCCGTGGACGGCACCATCGCCCTCGCCCAGCCGATCGCCGTGGCCGGACACAGCGGCTGGACCGGCACCCAGACCCTGATGCTCCTCGCCGCGGCCCTGGTGCTCGGGCTGCTGCTCCTGCCGTCCCTCGTCTCACGGAAGATGGCCGGGCGCGCCGGCGGTACGAGCGGCCGCAAGGGCGACGCGGAGAACCTCACGGACGGGGGCGCGCGATGA
- the pstA gene encoding phosphate ABC transporter permease PstA, producing the protein MTILLYGELAPFSGALGFTLTAYLLFLTLYAVLTGFEEDRQAVRDRVMTVVLWTAATLLFSALVLVVGFTAWRGREALPHGNFFTQDMQAAGPLDPLTNGGIAHAMVGTLVMTAIALAITIPLGLACAVYLNQIPGRFSRFVRTIVEAMTALPSIVAGLMVYAVWILGLGMQKSGLAAGFAISVMMLPIVIRAADVVLRLVPGTLTEAAEALGAPRWRTVLHVVLPTARSGLATAVILGTARGIGETSPVLLTAGFTAALNTDPTSGPMVSLPLAVFNFVKSPQPTMIARGFGAAAVLMALVLVLFVIARVIGGRGPGHQTKRQARRTARASRRDLARFDEAHAPGLSLFAPGAPAESPAESPAESPAGSPAEASATAAPTASGEND; encoded by the coding sequence GTGACGATCCTTCTGTACGGCGAACTCGCCCCGTTCTCCGGTGCGTTGGGTTTCACCCTGACCGCCTACCTGCTCTTCCTCACGCTCTACGCGGTACTGACGGGATTCGAGGAGGACCGTCAGGCCGTACGCGACCGGGTCATGACCGTCGTGCTGTGGACCGCGGCCACGCTGCTGTTCTCGGCGCTCGTCCTCGTCGTCGGCTTCACCGCCTGGCGCGGCCGGGAGGCGCTGCCGCACGGCAACTTCTTCACCCAGGACATGCAGGCGGCGGGTCCGCTCGACCCGCTGACGAACGGCGGCATCGCCCACGCGATGGTCGGCACCCTCGTCATGACCGCCATCGCGCTCGCGATCACGATCCCGCTGGGCCTGGCCTGCGCGGTCTACCTGAACCAGATCCCGGGCCGCTTCTCCCGCTTCGTGCGCACCATCGTCGAGGCGATGACGGCACTGCCCTCGATCGTCGCCGGCCTGATGGTCTACGCCGTCTGGATCCTCGGCCTCGGCATGCAGAAGTCGGGCCTCGCGGCGGGCTTCGCGATCAGCGTGATGATGCTGCCGATCGTGATCCGCGCCGCGGACGTGGTGCTCCGGCTGGTGCCGGGCACCCTGACCGAGGCGGCCGAGGCGCTCGGCGCGCCGCGCTGGCGCACCGTCTTGCACGTCGTCCTGCCCACCGCCCGGTCCGGGCTCGCCACCGCCGTCATCCTCGGCACCGCGCGCGGCATCGGCGAGACCTCTCCCGTCCTGCTGACCGCCGGATTCACGGCGGCGCTCAACACCGATCCCACCAGCGGGCCGATGGTGTCCCTGCCGCTGGCCGTCTTCAACTTCGTCAAGTCGCCCCAGCCGACCATGATCGCCCGCGGCTTCGGCGCCGCGGCCGTGCTCATGGCCCTGGTCCTGGTGCTCTTCGTGATCGCCCGCGTGATCGGCGGCCGCGGCCCCGGTCACCAGACCAAGCGGCAGGCCCGCCGCACCGCCCGCGCCTCACGGCGCGACCTGGCGCGCTTCGACGAGGCGCACGCCCCCGGCCTCTCCCTGTTCGCTCCCGGGGCCCCGGCCGAATCGCCCGCTGAATCCCCTGCCGAATCCCCGGCCGGGTCCCCCGCCGAAGCGTCCGCCACAGCCGCCCCGACCGCCTCCGGAGAGAACGACTGA
- the pstC gene encoding phosphate ABC transporter permease subunit PstC — MASAHVESDRPDSDRPAPRRPAAARGLGDRIFRYQLTASGVVVLAIMAGVGLFLLLRAGQALRATGFSFLTTAQWQPDVHHFGIAAVLTGTLLIAGVAVTLSVPLAVGTALFISDVAPRGLRRTLVTMVDLMAAVPSVVYGLWGLFFLQQHVIGLSRWLSSWLGWIPLFTVDGAQPGEPLASDSVYTASTFVAGIVVALMVAPIQCSVMREVFAQAPAGEREGAYALGATRWGMIRAVVLPYGKAGIIGGTMLGLGRALGETIAVYLIISPVFTIQPHILQTGSNSVSSLIALHYGDASTFGMSALMAAGLALFLLTLAVNFTASSVVARSRSGAQSEA; from the coding sequence GTGGCGTCCGCACATGTGGAGTCCGACAGACCGGATTCCGACAGACCCGCGCCCAGGAGGCCGGCCGCCGCCCGTGGGCTCGGTGACCGGATCTTCCGGTACCAGCTGACGGCGAGCGGCGTCGTCGTCCTCGCCATCATGGCGGGAGTCGGCCTCTTCCTGCTGCTGAGGGCCGGTCAGGCACTCAGGGCCACCGGCTTCTCCTTCCTCACCACCGCCCAATGGCAGCCCGACGTCCACCACTTCGGCATCGCCGCCGTACTCACCGGCACCCTGCTGATCGCCGGCGTCGCGGTGACGCTCTCCGTGCCGCTGGCCGTGGGAACCGCGCTCTTCATCTCCGACGTGGCCCCGCGCGGGCTGCGCCGCACGCTGGTGACGATGGTCGACCTGATGGCGGCCGTACCGTCGGTGGTCTACGGACTGTGGGGCCTGTTCTTCCTCCAGCAGCACGTGATCGGGCTGTCGCGCTGGCTGTCCAGCTGGCTCGGCTGGATACCGCTGTTCACCGTGGACGGCGCCCAGCCGGGCGAACCGCTCGCCTCCGACAGCGTCTACACCGCCTCCACCTTCGTCGCCGGGATCGTCGTCGCGCTGATGGTCGCGCCGATCCAGTGCTCGGTGATGCGCGAGGTCTTCGCGCAGGCCCCGGCGGGCGAACGCGAGGGCGCCTACGCGCTCGGCGCCACCCGCTGGGGGATGATCCGCGCGGTCGTCCTGCCCTACGGCAAGGCCGGCATCATCGGCGGCACCATGCTGGGCCTCGGCCGGGCACTCGGCGAGACGATCGCGGTCTACCTGATCATCTCGCCGGTCTTCACCATCCAGCCGCACATCCTGCAGACCGGCTCGAACTCGGTCTCCTCGCTGATCGCCCTGCATTACGGCGACGCCTCCACCTTCGGCATGTCGGCGCTCATGGCAGCGGGCCTGGCGCTGTTCCTGCTCACCCTGGCGGTCAACTTCACCGCCTCCTCGGTCGTGGCCCGCTCCCGGTCCGGCGCACAGAGCGAGGCATGA
- a CDS encoding N-acetylneuraminate synthase family protein, with the protein MSTNSRLRQFGSKTAGPGHPVYVVGEIGINHNGELENAFKLIDAAAEAGCDAVKFQKRTPEICTPRDQWDIERDTPWGRMTYIDYRHRVEFGEDEYRQIDEYAKSKNIDWFASPWDTEAVAFLEKFDVPAHKVASASLTDDELLRALRDTGRTVILSTGMSTPKQIRHAVEVLGSDNILMCHATSTYPAQAEELNLRVINTLQAEYPNVPIGYSGHETGLQTTLAAVALGATFVERHITLDRAMWGSDQAASVEPQGLTRLVRDIRTIEASLGDGVKKVYESELGPMKKLRRVTGVVAESEIAAAAGEPVAV; encoded by the coding sequence ATGAGCACCAACTCCCGTCTGCGTCAGTTCGGTTCGAAGACCGCCGGTCCCGGCCACCCCGTCTACGTCGTGGGTGAGATCGGCATCAACCACAACGGTGAGCTGGAGAACGCCTTCAAGCTCATCGACGCGGCCGCCGAGGCCGGCTGCGACGCCGTCAAGTTCCAGAAGCGCACCCCGGAGATCTGCACCCCGCGCGACCAGTGGGACATCGAGCGCGACACCCCCTGGGGCCGGATGACCTACATCGACTACCGCCACCGCGTGGAGTTCGGTGAGGACGAGTACCGCCAGATCGACGAGTACGCCAAGAGCAAGAACATCGACTGGTTCGCCTCCCCGTGGGACACCGAGGCCGTCGCGTTCCTGGAGAAGTTCGACGTCCCGGCCCACAAGGTCGCCTCCGCCTCGCTGACCGACGACGAGCTGCTCCGCGCCCTGCGCGACACCGGCCGCACCGTCATCCTCTCCACCGGCATGTCGACGCCGAAGCAGATCCGTCACGCGGTCGAGGTCCTCGGCTCGGACAACATCCTGATGTGCCACGCCACGTCGACCTACCCGGCGCAGGCCGAGGAGCTCAACCTGCGCGTCATCAACACCCTCCAGGCCGAGTACCCGAACGTCCCGATCGGCTACTCCGGTCACGAGACGGGCCTGCAGACCACGCTCGCCGCGGTCGCCCTCGGCGCCACCTTCGTCGAGCGTCACATCACCCTGGACCGCGCGATGTGGGGCTCCGACCAGGCCGCCTCCGTCGAGCCGCAGGGCCTCACCCGCCTCGTCCGCGACATCCGCACCATCGAGGCCTCCCTCGGTGACGGCGTCAAGAAGGTCTACGAGTCGGAGCTCGGCCCGATGAAGAAGCTGCGCCGCGTCACCGGCGTCGTCGCCGAGTCGGAGATCGCCGCCGCCGCGGGCGAGCCGGTCGCGGTCTGA
- a CDS encoding N-acylneuraminate cytidylyltransferase, with the protein MTNSEASRPAPVRRVLAVIPARGGSKGVPAKNLLPVGGIPLVARAVRECRAARLVTDVVVSTDDQAIAAAARQAGAEVVLRPAAIAGDTATSEAAVLHAMDAHEALHGSPVDVVLLVQCTSPFIVREDVDGVVNAIVANRADTALTVAPFHGFVWRDGDDEPTVPVAVEAGRAAVAGGTDTLVTGTGTSGGYGVNHDKSFRPRRQDRPQDLLETGAVYAMEADGFRVAKHRFFGRTELVRTDPARVLEIDDPHDLARARALAPLFDANRPGTLPTAADIDAVVLDFDGTQTDDRVLIDSDGREFVSVHRGDGLGIAALRRSGLSMLILSTEQNPVVAARARKLKIPVLHGIDRKDLALKQWCEEQGIAPERVLYVGNDVNDLPCFALVGWPVAVASAHDVVRGAARAVTTVPGGDGAIREIASWILGPSLDSLDK; encoded by the coding sequence ATGACCAACTCGGAAGCGAGCCGACCGGCGCCGGTGCGCCGCGTGCTCGCGGTGATCCCCGCGCGCGGCGGCTCCAAGGGCGTCCCCGCGAAGAACCTCCTCCCGGTCGGCGGCATACCGCTGGTGGCCCGCGCGGTGCGCGAGTGCCGCGCCGCCCGCCTGGTGACGGACGTCGTCGTCTCCACCGACGACCAGGCCATCGCGGCCGCCGCCCGCCAGGCCGGCGCCGAGGTCGTGCTGCGGCCCGCCGCCATCGCCGGTGACACCGCCACCTCCGAGGCCGCCGTCCTGCACGCCATGGACGCCCACGAGGCGCTGCACGGCTCCCCGGTCGACGTGGTGCTGCTCGTGCAGTGCACCAGCCCGTTCATCGTCCGTGAGGACGTGGACGGCGTCGTGAACGCGATCGTCGCGAACCGCGCGGACACGGCACTGACCGTGGCACCCTTCCACGGCTTCGTGTGGCGCGACGGCGACGACGAGCCCACCGTCCCGGTGGCCGTCGAGGCCGGGCGTGCCGCCGTCGCGGGCGGCACCGACACCCTGGTCACGGGCACCGGCACCAGCGGCGGCTACGGCGTCAACCACGACAAGTCCTTCCGCCCGCGCCGCCAGGACCGCCCCCAGGACCTCCTGGAGACCGGTGCCGTGTACGCCATGGAGGCGGACGGCTTCCGCGTCGCGAAGCACCGTTTCTTCGGCCGCACCGAGCTCGTGCGCACCGACCCGGCCCGCGTGCTGGAGATCGACGACCCGCACGACCTCGCCCGCGCCCGGGCCCTCGCGCCGCTCTTCGACGCGAACCGGCCCGGCACTCTCCCGACCGCCGCCGACATCGACGCGGTCGTCCTCGACTTCGACGGCACCCAGACCGACGACAGGGTGCTGATCGACTCCGACGGACGGGAGTTCGTCTCCGTGCACCGCGGGGACGGACTCGGTATCGCCGCCCTCCGCAGGAGCGGACTGTCGATGCTGATCCTGTCCACGGAACAGAACCCGGTCGTCGCCGCCCGGGCCCGGAAGCTCAAGATCCCGGTCCTGCACGGCATCGACCGGAAAGACCTCGCGCTGAAGCAGTGGTGCGAGGAGCAGGGCATCGCGCCTGAGCGCGTGCTCTACGTCGGCAACGACGTCAACGACCTCCCGTGCTTCGCCCTCGTGGGCTGGCCCGTGGCGGTCGCGAGCGCCCACGACGTCGTGCGCGGCGCCGCACGCGCGGTCACCACCGTCCCCGGCGGCGACGGCGCGATCCGAGAGATCGCCAGCTGGATCCTCGGCCCTTCTCTCGACTCCCTCGACAAGTAA